In Gimesia benthica, a single window of DNA contains:
- a CDS encoding DUF1549 domain-containing protein, which yields MQRIIGTSLFFLVATLAFAPTGFAKEITPRSISRLIDERLGTENQTQLQFATDAEFLRRVSLDLGGRIPTIVEVYDYLENTSESRRSEAITRLMNSGVYYRNMATFWRRSWVPQADTPEFDSVTGNFERWLMHRLQQKTPYDELVTEILTLDQAAIVPESTTPVGFYDANLAKPENLAASSTRAFLGINLDCAQCHDHPFSRWTREQFWQTAAFFAPPVMGKGDRPQPPEVQIPDTKLAYKPALLSKTKIQWPQQLDSVSLRLVLVDWMKTNQEQLLAKNAVNRLWAHFFGEAIIEPMDDLSRDEFQSGPHAQLLNELSQTFIDSGYDLQTLVEGIVGSNAYRLSSSPQSITDAKGDIQKQNPATENDSKADSVASFHITKATVRGLTGEQIYDSLQTAAGLAPERNDVRGSNDRSQREEFSTQFYIERAHSAERSIAQSLTLMNGGFINELTAPEGNRVLVSLVSSPFMTPAEQIDTVFIAVLGRHAQPAELQAVQRSFKSHPDTSHSQHLGNLFWALINSSEFNTNH from the coding sequence GTGCAGAGAATAATAGGGACCAGCCTGTTTTTCCTGGTCGCCACGCTCGCTTTTGCTCCTACCGGCTTCGCCAAAGAAATCACACCGAGATCAATTTCCCGTCTGATCGACGAACGTCTGGGAACCGAAAACCAGACCCAACTGCAGTTCGCCACGGATGCTGAGTTTCTGCGGCGGGTCTCCCTCGATCTGGGTGGGCGAATCCCCACGATTGTTGAGGTCTATGACTACCTGGAAAACACTTCCGAATCACGTCGCAGTGAAGCAATCACGCGGCTGATGAACTCGGGCGTCTATTACCGTAATATGGCGACTTTCTGGCGTCGTTCCTGGGTGCCTCAGGCTGATACCCCTGAATTTGATTCCGTTACCGGCAATTTTGAACGCTGGCTCATGCACCGGTTGCAACAAAAGACGCCTTATGACGAACTCGTCACGGAAATTCTAACCTTAGACCAGGCCGCTATTGTCCCCGAGAGCACCACTCCCGTCGGATTTTACGATGCCAATCTTGCAAAACCGGAAAATCTCGCTGCCAGCTCCACTCGCGCATTCCTGGGTATTAATCTGGACTGTGCACAGTGTCACGACCATCCCTTTTCCCGCTGGACTCGCGAGCAGTTCTGGCAGACGGCTGCATTCTTCGCGCCCCCGGTAATGGGCAAAGGAGATCGGCCACAGCCCCCTGAAGTCCAGATACCAGATACCAAACTCGCTTATAAACCAGCCCTGCTCTCCAAAACGAAAATTCAATGGCCGCAGCAGCTCGACTCCGTTTCCCTGAGACTGGTGCTGGTTGACTGGATGAAAACCAACCAGGAACAGTTGCTGGCGAAAAATGCCGTCAATCGGCTCTGGGCTCACTTCTTCGGTGAAGCCATCATTGAACCGATGGATGACCTCAGTCGCGATGAATTCCAGTCAGGTCCCCATGCTCAACTATTGAATGAACTTTCTCAGACCTTCATCGACAGTGGCTACGATCTGCAGACGCTGGTGGAAGGTATCGTCGGCTCCAATGCGTATCGGTTGTCATCGTCGCCACAAAGTATCACTGATGCGAAGGGCGATATACAGAAACAGAATCCCGCTACGGAAAACGACTCCAAAGCAGACAGCGTCGCATCCTTCCACATCACAAAAGCAACCGTACGTGGTCTTACCGGAGAGCAGATCTACGATAGCCTGCAGACCGCAGCCGGCCTTGCCCCGGAAAGGAACGATGTTCGAGGCAGTAATGATCGAAGTCAGCGAGAAGAATTTTCAACACAATTTTACATCGAACGTGCACACAGCGCCGAACGTTCGATTGCACAGTCACTGACCCTCATGAACGGCGGATTCATCAACGAACTGACTGCTCCCGAGGGGAATCGGGTGCTCGTTTCTCTGGTGAGCTCCCCCTTTATGACTCCTGCAGAGCAGATTGACACCGTATTTATTGCCGTGCTGGGACGACATGCACAACCAGCCGAACTACAGGCTGTGCAACGCAGTTTCAAATCTCATCCAGACACTTCCCACTCACAGCACCTGGGAAACCTGTTCTGGGCACTGATTAATTCGTCTGAGTTCAACACCAACCATTAA
- a CDS encoding DUF1501 domain-containing protein, protein MVNHPFLRRTALKNMALGVTAWSTSSWLPALADVASATGKKPKSVILIWLNGGPATIDLWDLKPGNQNGGPFRKIDTKVPGMQISEHLPGLAAQAADFSLIRSMSTREGDHSRARFVSMTGYTPQGAIKFPAFGSLVAHEFNVENDIPAYVHIGGRPAISGGGFLGPQFAPFVVGGRSRRRGPDNVDLKVADLAPVSPDQQAERLQLQSELGSLSTMPTSVVTDALNSARDRALRLMNPQAASVFNLEEEQASVREAYGPGSFGQGCLMARRLVQRGVSFVEVSLNGWDTHSNNFERVKELSQQLDRGCASLLNDLRERGLLKDTLVVCQGEFGRTPRINGQDGRDHWPASWAMMLAGAGIRGGQVIGETSDDGAEIKSKPTRTADLMATIFRGVGLDPRKQNMSNVGRPIRLADPDGTPLEELL, encoded by the coding sequence ATGGTCAACCACCCATTTTTACGACGGACCGCTTTAAAAAACATGGCCCTCGGAGTCACTGCCTGGTCGACTTCCAGCTGGCTCCCCGCCCTGGCCGATGTGGCGTCTGCCACAGGGAAAAAACCCAAATCAGTGATTCTGATCTGGCTGAACGGCGGCCCTGCCACAATTGACCTCTGGGATCTCAAACCCGGAAACCAGAACGGCGGCCCCTTCCGGAAAATTGATACGAAAGTCCCCGGAATGCAGATCAGCGAGCATCTCCCGGGACTGGCTGCCCAGGCAGCAGACTTCTCCCTGATTCGTTCCATGTCAACACGGGAAGGGGATCACTCCCGTGCCCGCTTTGTTTCGATGACGGGCTACACACCTCAGGGCGCGATCAAGTTTCCAGCGTTCGGCTCTCTGGTGGCTCATGAATTCAATGTCGAAAATGATATACCCGCTTATGTGCATATTGGAGGACGACCGGCTATCAGTGGCGGCGGATTTCTTGGTCCGCAGTTCGCCCCCTTTGTCGTCGGTGGACGCAGTCGTCGCAGAGGCCCCGACAATGTAGATCTGAAGGTCGCGGACCTCGCCCCGGTCTCTCCAGACCAGCAGGCAGAACGGTTGCAACTGCAATCCGAACTGGGCTCCCTGTCTACCATGCCCACTTCCGTAGTCACAGATGCACTCAACTCTGCCCGCGACCGGGCCCTGCGACTCATGAATCCCCAGGCTGCTTCTGTATTCAACCTGGAAGAAGAACAGGCGTCAGTCCGTGAAGCCTACGGCCCCGGTTCATTTGGGCAGGGCTGCCTGATGGCTCGCAGGCTCGTGCAACGGGGCGTCAGCTTTGTGGAAGTATCCCTTAACGGCTGGGACACGCATTCGAATAACTTTGAACGCGTCAAGGAACTGTCGCAACAACTGGATCGTGGCTGTGCCTCACTCCTCAACGATCTCCGCGAGCGGGGGCTTTTGAAAGATACGCTGGTTGTCTGCCAGGGTGAATTTGGTCGCACCCCGCGCATCAACGGACAGGATGGGCGGGACCACTGGCCAGCTTCCTGGGCCATGATGCTGGCCGGTGCCGGCATTCGAGGCGGTCAGGTGATTGGAGAGACCAGCGATGATGGCGCTGAAATCAAATCGAAACCCACCCGCACCGCAGACCTCATGGCCACCATTTTCCGAGGTGTAGGTCTCGATCCCCGTAAACAGAATATGTCCAACGTCGGACGCCCGATCCGACTGGCAGATCCAGATGGCACTCCCCTTGAGGAATTACTATGA
- a CDS encoding EF-hand domain-containing protein, which translates to MRTALILTFALWSAGIELQAGQTQPKQATTVLKLQGAGQPSTIEIPVTIDGQPFDVYWSGTFDAIFDFADSNQDGVLTENEIKLVPSARAVRLSLGNAFTPPVAAITSLSEIVNDSSQKCTKTQLRNYYLRHGAGQLQIGTGTLPHTSALTRALVQALDTDQDHQISEVELQRAETVLRRLDTNDDELIGVGELIPNATYPGSWAAHTLKAEQEVSLTPTGKSDLTLSRQNSQAEVKPENHSAWQLSVTDHISDQPLNFTTPKIRFESWSIPGPLNELFSQLREEIANADPDPPQAEPEQRSRNRRPSRAWLTPLGDRNGNGVLSQDEIDQWLQLQQRLIHGQLLISIYSGGGLFELLDKNHDAGLSIRELRNIWQNLKAAGCTTGSHVNLQQVPHVVLFVVSQGYPDQVGKTTTSDVEWFNLMDRNRDGDISRREFTGPQPPSTVSIRIMTA; encoded by the coding sequence ATGAGAACCGCATTGATCCTCACATTCGCTCTCTGGTCAGCCGGAATTGAACTTCAGGCGGGACAGACGCAACCGAAGCAGGCCACCACTGTTCTGAAACTGCAGGGAGCTGGTCAACCTAGTACGATTGAGATTCCGGTCACGATTGATGGGCAACCTTTCGATGTCTACTGGTCCGGGACCTTTGATGCCATTTTTGATTTTGCTGACAGCAACCAGGATGGAGTGCTCACTGAAAACGAAATCAAACTGGTCCCCTCCGCCCGCGCCGTCCGTCTCTCACTGGGCAATGCTTTCACGCCCCCCGTCGCCGCGATTACATCGCTGAGTGAAATCGTAAACGATTCTTCTCAGAAATGTACGAAGACACAACTTCGAAACTATTATCTACGCCATGGTGCGGGGCAACTTCAGATCGGCACAGGTACTCTGCCACATACCTCAGCTTTGACGCGGGCCCTGGTACAAGCTCTCGACACGGATCAAGACCACCAGATTTCCGAAGTGGAGCTCCAACGGGCAGAGACGGTTCTCCGCAGACTTGATACGAACGATGATGAGCTCATCGGCGTCGGTGAACTGATCCCGAATGCCACCTATCCCGGCAGTTGGGCCGCACATACTCTCAAGGCAGAACAGGAAGTCTCCCTGACACCAACAGGTAAATCCGATCTGACCCTGAGCCGACAGAACTCACAAGCTGAAGTCAAACCGGAGAATCATTCGGCCTGGCAGCTCTCTGTGACCGACCACATCTCCGACCAGCCACTAAACTTTACAACCCCCAAAATACGTTTTGAAAGCTGGAGCATCCCCGGGCCCCTCAACGAACTTTTTTCTCAATTGCGTGAGGAAATTGCTAACGCAGATCCCGATCCACCACAAGCCGAACCAGAACAACGCTCACGAAATCGGCGTCCCTCGCGCGCCTGGCTGACTCCCCTGGGAGACCGGAACGGGAACGGCGTACTCTCGCAGGATGAAATTGATCAATGGCTGCAGCTACAACAGCGACTGATCCACGGTCAGTTGCTGATCAGCATTTACTCTGGCGGAGGGTTGTTTGAACTGCTGGATAAGAACCACGATGCGGGACTTTCCATTCGCGAACTGAGGAACATCTGGCAGAATCTTAAAGCGGCGGGATGTACTACCGGCAGCCACGTGAATCTTCAGCAGGTCCCGCATGTCGTACTATTCGTGGTCAGTCAGGGATACCCGGATCAAGTGGGAAAGACGACGACCTCCGATGTAGAATGGTTCAACCTGATGGACCGCAACCGGGACGGCGACATTTCACGCCGTGAATTCACAGGTCCCCAGCCGCCTTCGACCGTCTCGATCAGGATCATGACAGCCTGA
- a CDS encoding glycosyltransferase family 87 protein has product MSEAIVAQQNHWPAARKILWVILFLCALVVFAPGYIAALRPADGQVFDFFKEWASVQNRLTGQPVYLDQELALEKHLNLKLSTPGAFFDHYNTHPPSANLIAVPFAWLSYQEAQLAWNLTALGLLALSLYWIVEGLKIQMTFWTTLALLTLLLATDPLQQTLIQGQPNLLLGLLIVGAWKNGRSGKSLLAGSCLGLATAVKIYPAYLFLYFLVRRDFRALLGGALSLGLVTLLTVALFGIDAYRDYLSVVLPSLSDVTNNWGNASLLAFWERLFEQSSDSVLPVVDSPALLKFAVWSSWIAVTSIAGLAAWRTRNANFDDQAFGITIVAMLLMTPTTWHHYFIILLLPIGLLLTMYTPYSGKRWLVNLLIIALAISPRLAWALLISQQQTAPGSGATPWEQGGMVAQPWQSLTALSYQCYALLLSIVMLWPLPEIEEEQNSLAA; this is encoded by the coding sequence GTGTCTGAAGCTATCGTCGCTCAACAGAATCACTGGCCAGCTGCAAGAAAAATATTGTGGGTCATTCTTTTCCTGTGTGCCCTGGTGGTCTTTGCGCCCGGATATATCGCCGCCCTGAGACCCGCCGATGGCCAGGTCTTCGATTTCTTCAAGGAATGGGCGTCGGTCCAGAACCGCCTGACCGGTCAGCCCGTTTATCTGGATCAGGAACTGGCGCTGGAAAAACATCTGAATCTGAAGCTCTCAACTCCGGGTGCCTTTTTTGATCACTACAATACACACCCCCCGTCTGCCAACCTGATTGCGGTCCCTTTTGCCTGGCTCAGTTACCAGGAAGCACAGCTGGCCTGGAACCTGACCGCCCTGGGTCTGCTTGCTCTCTCGCTTTACTGGATCGTAGAGGGACTGAAGATTCAGATGACCTTCTGGACGACTCTGGCCCTGCTCACACTCCTGCTCGCCACCGATCCCCTGCAGCAGACCCTGATCCAGGGACAACCCAATCTTCTGCTGGGATTGCTCATCGTCGGTGCCTGGAAAAACGGTCGTAGCGGCAAATCGCTCCTGGCAGGCAGCTGTCTTGGTCTGGCAACAGCAGTCAAAATCTATCCGGCGTACCTGTTTCTCTATTTCCTGGTCCGTCGCGACTTCCGCGCCCTGTTGGGGGGAGCACTCTCTCTGGGACTGGTTACTCTTCTCACCGTCGCACTGTTCGGAATCGACGCCTATCGCGATTATCTCTCGGTCGTATTACCTTCTCTCTCAGATGTGACGAACAACTGGGGCAATGCTTCGCTGCTGGCATTCTGGGAACGGCTGTTTGAACAGTCCTCTGACAGCGTACTACCAGTTGTCGATTCCCCCGCACTGTTGAAATTCGCGGTCTGGTCTTCCTGGATCGCAGTGACATCCATCGCCGGACTGGCTGCCTGGCGGACGCGCAACGCGAATTTCGACGACCAGGCCTTCGGGATTACGATCGTGGCAATGCTGCTGATGACGCCCACCACCTGGCATCACTACTTCATCATTCTGCTCCTGCCGATCGGACTGTTGCTCACCATGTACACCCCTTATTCGGGAAAACGCTGGCTGGTCAACCTGCTGATCATCGCCCTGGCCATCAGCCCCCGTCTTGCCTGGGCACTGTTGATCTCACAACAACAGACAGCGCCGGGATCCGGTGCCACGCCTTGGGAACAGGGAGGCATGGTCGCCCAACCCTGGCAGTCACTAACGGCGCTCTCCTATCAGTGCTATGCCCTGCTGCTCAGCATCGTCATGCTCTGGCCACTGCCCGAAATCGAAGAAGAGCAGAACAGTCTGGCAGCTTGA
- a CDS encoding neutral/alkaline non-lysosomal ceramidase N-terminal domain-containing protein produces MHYLTQFRAGILLLLISCVCLSQTPQSYADEALWKAGSASAVITPQEDLWMAGYGGRTKPADGKIHDLWLKVLVIEAHDGHRGVIVSTDTLGIPQSIYNNVCAALKKKFDLDRSQIMLNASHTHCGPVLRGALHDIYPLNKEQIAQVNKYSDELEQKLVDAVTTAIKNLEPASLWTGEGHTSFAVNRRNNMEADVPKLRKEGKLKGPIDHSVPILAVKDKNGKLKTIVFGYACHNTTLGIQQWCGDYAGFAQYDLEAMFPGVTAMFYMGCGADQNPLPRRTMELAQSYGSRLAHAVADTVRLPMVELDPVLKTEIEIVDIKLGDAPTKEELETLAAGNQNNYRNRWGARLLKQLNSGKPFRTSYPFPVQVWLMGKRQLWVTIGGEVVVDYALGMKKMFGDSTWIAGYCNDVMAYTPSLRVLEEDVPPRKSSRWGYEGNTSMAVYGMPANRWSDEIEDKIVESAQRQVEKVRNGK; encoded by the coding sequence ATGCATTATCTAACGCAGTTTCGCGCCGGCATTCTACTTTTGTTGATTTCCTGTGTCTGTCTTTCACAAACTCCACAGAGTTACGCTGACGAGGCACTCTGGAAAGCCGGTTCTGCCAGTGCTGTGATCACCCCGCAGGAAGATCTCTGGATGGCTGGCTATGGTGGTCGCACCAAACCGGCAGATGGAAAGATCCACGACCTCTGGCTCAAAGTACTGGTAATTGAAGCACACGACGGACATCGAGGCGTGATCGTCTCGACCGATACCCTGGGAATTCCCCAGTCGATCTACAACAACGTCTGTGCTGCACTGAAGAAAAAATTCGATCTCGATCGCAGCCAGATCATGCTCAATGCATCCCACACCCACTGTGGCCCTGTGTTGCGAGGTGCACTGCACGACATCTATCCTTTGAATAAAGAACAAATCGCACAGGTCAACAAGTATTCTGATGAGTTGGAACAGAAACTCGTCGATGCCGTCACCACTGCAATCAAGAACCTGGAGCCCGCAAGCCTCTGGACCGGCGAAGGCCATACAAGCTTCGCAGTGAACCGCCGCAACAATATGGAAGCCGATGTTCCCAAACTGCGAAAAGAGGGAAAGCTTAAAGGCCCCATCGATCACAGCGTCCCGATTCTGGCCGTGAAAGATAAAAACGGGAAGCTGAAAACCATCGTCTTCGGCTACGCCTGTCACAACACCACTCTGGGTATTCAGCAGTGGTGTGGCGACTATGCAGGCTTCGCTCAGTACGACCTCGAAGCCATGTTCCCTGGCGTGACCGCCATGTTCTATATGGGCTGTGGTGCTGACCAGAACCCACTCCCCCGCCGAACAATGGAGTTGGCTCAGTCTTATGGTTCCCGGCTGGCTCATGCCGTCGCCGATACCGTCCGACTGCCGATGGTCGAACTCGATCCCGTTCTGAAAACCGAAATCGAAATTGTCGATATCAAACTGGGTGATGCTCCTACAAAAGAAGAACTCGAAACACTCGCTGCCGGAAATCAGAATAACTACCGTAACCGCTGGGGCGCCCGCCTGCTCAAGCAACTCAACTCGGGTAAACCGTTCCGGACCTCCTATCCCTTCCCGGTTCAGGTCTGGCTGATGGGCAAGCGACAGCTCTGGGTCACCATCGGCGGTGAGGTTGTCGTCGACTACGCCCTGGGAATGAAAAAGATGTTCGGCGACAGTACCTGGATCGCAGGCTACTGTAACGATGTGATGGCCTATACTCCTTCTCTCCGTGTTCTGGAAGAAGACGTGCCTCCCCGCAAGTCATCCCGCTGGGGCTATGAAGGCAACACATCGATGGCCGTCTATGGAATGCCCGCCAATCGCTGGTCCGACGAAATTGAAGACAAAATCGTCGAGAGTGCCCAGCGACAGGTCGAGAAGGTCCGCAATGGAAAATAG
- the acnA gene encoding aconitate hydratase AcnA — translation MASGNPFGAEGQLTAAGGEFKYYRLQKLIDDGIGNIESLPYSIRVLLESCLRNVDGFVVNESDVHNLANWSAESPNPVEIPFKPGRVVLQDFTGVPAVVDLAALRSAMVRLGGDPQKINPLVRCDLVIDHSVQVDEFATKLSLQHNVEKEFERNQERYQFLRWGQQAFDNFGVIPPATGIVHQVNLEYLAKAVLTKDGVAYPDSLVGTDSHTTMINGLGVVGWGVGGIEAEAVMLGQPIYMLTPEVVGFRLEGKLPEGATATDLVLRIVQMLREHGVVGKFVEFYGPGLSNMSLADRATIANMAPEYGATIGFFPVDDETLNYMRRTGRTDAEVDLVERYYKEQGMFRTDSSPEPSFTSKLSLDISTIEVSLAGPKRPQDRIALTDMKSHWHSDLSSTFGKQDPSPTHAPVNYAGQDFELKDGSVVIAAITSCTNTSNPSVMLGAGLLAKKAAEKGLTRKPWVKTSLAPGSRVVTDYLEKAGVTPYLDELGFNLVGYGCTTCIGNSGPLPAPISKAINDNDIVAAAVLSGNRNFEGRISPDVRANYLASPPLVVAYALAGTTDIDLSTEPLGQDKDGNDVFLKDIWPSQAEVNAALESSINPEMFRDEYGKATQGSPEWQAIDGGDGDIFEWDEKSTYVQEPPFFVDMPAEPAPISSITGARVLVSVGDSVTTDHISPAGAIKADSPAGKYLQENGVTPAEFNSYGSRRGNDRVMTRGTFANIRLSNLLAPGTSGGVTTYLPTGEQTSIYEASLQYKDAGTPLVVLAGGDYGMGSSRDWAAKGTFLLGVKAVIATSFERIHRSNLVGMGVLPLQFREGESREELGLDGTETYDIELDDNLKPGQAIRVTATKEDGTQVLFTVQCRVDTPVEVEYYRNGGILHKVLRDLAKA, via the coding sequence ATGGCTTCCGGAAATCCTTTTGGCGCGGAAGGTCAATTAACAGCAGCCGGTGGTGAGTTTAAATACTACCGTTTACAGAAACTCATCGACGATGGCATTGGAAATATTGAGTCGCTGCCTTACTCGATTCGTGTGCTGCTGGAATCCTGCCTGCGTAACGTAGATGGGTTCGTCGTCAACGAGTCCGACGTGCACAATCTCGCCAACTGGAGTGCAGAATCTCCTAATCCGGTGGAAATCCCCTTCAAACCCGGTCGCGTGGTCTTGCAGGACTTTACCGGCGTTCCCGCTGTGGTCGACCTGGCAGCTCTGCGAAGTGCCATGGTTCGTCTGGGCGGAGATCCTCAGAAAATCAATCCACTGGTTCGCTGTGACCTCGTCATCGACCACAGTGTGCAGGTCGACGAATTCGCGACCAAGCTCTCGCTGCAGCACAACGTCGAAAAAGAATTCGAACGGAACCAGGAACGTTACCAGTTTCTCCGCTGGGGACAGCAGGCATTCGATAACTTCGGCGTTATACCGCCGGCAACCGGGATCGTACACCAGGTAAACCTCGAATACCTGGCCAAAGCCGTTCTGACCAAAGACGGCGTCGCTTACCCGGACAGTCTCGTTGGTACCGACAGTCACACCACCATGATCAACGGCCTGGGCGTCGTTGGCTGGGGCGTGGGTGGTATCGAAGCGGAAGCCGTGATGCTCGGACAGCCCATCTACATGCTGACCCCCGAAGTCGTCGGTTTCCGCCTGGAAGGCAAACTCCCCGAAGGCGCAACTGCGACTGACCTCGTACTCCGTATCGTCCAGATGCTCCGCGAGCACGGCGTCGTAGGCAAGTTCGTCGAATTCTATGGTCCTGGCCTGTCCAACATGAGCCTCGCCGACCGGGCTACTATCGCCAACATGGCTCCCGAATACGGGGCCACTATCGGCTTCTTCCCCGTTGACGATGAAACTCTGAACTACATGCGTCGCACCGGACGTACCGACGCTGAAGTCGATCTGGTCGAGCGTTACTACAAAGAACAGGGTATGTTCCGCACTGACAGCTCACCTGAGCCGTCCTTCACCAGCAAACTGAGTCTGGATATTTCCACGATTGAAGTCTCGCTGGCCGGTCCCAAACGTCCACAGGACCGAATCGCATTGACCGACATGAAATCACACTGGCACAGCGATCTCAGCTCCACCTTCGGCAAACAGGATCCTTCACCAACTCACGCTCCCGTGAACTACGCTGGTCAGGATTTTGAACTCAAAGATGGTTCAGTCGTCATCGCCGCAATCACCAGTTGTACCAACACCAGTAACCCCTCAGTCATGCTGGGTGCCGGCCTGCTGGCAAAGAAGGCTGCTGAAAAAGGCCTGACCCGTAAGCCCTGGGTGAAAACCAGTCTGGCTCCCGGAAGCCGCGTTGTAACCGACTACCTTGAAAAAGCCGGCGTGACTCCCTATCTCGATGAACTCGGTTTCAACCTGGTTGGCTACGGCTGTACAACCTGTATTGGTAACAGTGGCCCACTGCCCGCACCAATCTCCAAAGCGATCAACGACAACGACATCGTCGCCGCTGCTGTCCTCTCCGGAAACCGGAACTTCGAAGGACGTATCAGCCCCGATGTCCGGGCAAACTACCTCGCCAGCCCGCCGCTGGTTGTGGCTTACGCCCTGGCAGGTACCACCGATATCGACCTCAGCACCGAGCCTCTCGGCCAGGACAAAGATGGTAATGATGTCTTCCTGAAAGATATCTGGCCTTCACAGGCTGAAGTCAACGCGGCTCTCGAATCGTCCATCAACCCGGAAATGTTCCGTGATGAGTACGGCAAGGCGACCCAGGGTTCTCCTGAATGGCAGGCCATTGATGGTGGCGACGGTGACATCTTTGAATGGGATGAAAAAAGCACCTACGTTCAGGAACCTCCGTTCTTCGTCGACATGCCCGCAGAGCCGGCCCCGATCAGCTCTATCACTGGAGCCCGCGTCCTGGTCTCTGTAGGCGATTCCGTCACCACCGACCACATCTCTCCTGCTGGAGCCATCAAAGCAGATTCTCCTGCGGGTAAATACCTGCAGGAAAATGGAGTGACTCCTGCTGAATTTAACAGCTACGGTAGCCGTCGCGGAAACGACCGGGTTATGACCCGCGGTACCTTCGCGAACATTCGCCTGAGCAACCTGCTCGCCCCCGGCACCAGTGGTGGCGTGACCACCTACCTGCCCACCGGCGAACAGACTTCGATCTACGAAGCCTCACTGCAGTACAAAGACGCCGGCACTCCACTGGTTGTTCTGGCCGGCGGTGACTACGGAATGGGATCGTCTCGTGACTGGGCCGCCAAGGGAACCTTCCTGCTGGGCGTCAAGGCTGTCATTGCGACTTCCTTTGAGCGGATTCACCGTTCCAACCTGGTCGGCATGGGTGTCCTGCCCCTGCAGTTCCGCGAAGGCGAAAGCCGCGAAGAACTGGGCCTTGATGGCACTGAAACTTATGACATTGAACTGGATGACAACCTGAAACCAGGTCAGGCGATCCGCGTGACCGCTACCAAAGAGGACGGTACACAGGTCCTGTTTACCGTTCAGTGTCGTGTCGATACCCCCGTTGAAGTCGAATACTATCGCAACGGCGGCATTCTGCACAAAGTTCTCCGCGATCTGGCCAAAGCCTGA
- a CDS encoding RluA family pseudouridine synthase, producing the protein MKPAYETDLIVEDYLDGSRIDRFLSRHFRNYSTHRLQRIVQAGFAKVNGIPAEPLQRVFRGQQISILLPEPPDKTYQPEALPLEILYEDAWLVIVNKPPAMIAHPAGNIHSGTVANALQHYLDQQTGIRSLLRPGIVHRLDQFTSGILIVAKEHLGHRSLSIQFQQNLVSKAYLAIIRDQPPDDYFENDAAIGEHPTQAGVCMSTHPQAKKAKSAYTRFEVLERYTGYSLVRAFPQTGRLHQIRVHLADLGFPIIADDFYGNDERLKTDRCLISRQALHAEQIEFAHPVTGLKMKLSAGAPDDFHQALERLRSA; encoded by the coding sequence ATGAAACCAGCCTACGAGACCGATCTGATAGTCGAGGATTACCTTGATGGCTCCCGCATCGATCGGTTTCTCAGCCGTCATTTCAGAAACTACTCGACGCACCGTCTGCAACGCATCGTTCAGGCAGGGTTTGCCAAAGTCAATGGCATCCCTGCCGAACCGTTGCAACGAGTCTTCCGCGGTCAGCAGATCAGTATTCTCCTGCCTGAACCGCCGGACAAAACCTATCAGCCTGAGGCATTGCCGCTGGAGATCCTCTATGAGGATGCATGGCTGGTCATCGTTAACAAACCGCCGGCGATGATCGCCCACCCCGCGGGGAACATCCATTCGGGTACTGTCGCTAACGCGTTACAGCATTACCTCGATCAGCAGACAGGAATCCGCAGCCTGCTCCGTCCAGGAATCGTACATCGGCTCGACCAGTTTACCAGCGGTATTCTAATTGTGGCCAAAGAGCATCTGGGACACCGCAGTCTCTCGATTCAGTTTCAGCAGAACCTGGTCAGCAAAGCATATCTGGCAATCATTCGCGACCAGCCTCCGGACGATTACTTCGAGAACGATGCTGCCATCGGTGAGCATCCCACCCAGGCTGGGGTCTGCATGTCGACACACCCCCAAGCGAAAAAAGCCAAGTCCGCTTATACGCGTTTCGAAGTCCTTGAACGGTATACCGGATATTCGCTGGTCCGTGCTTTCCCACAGACGGGACGCCTGCATCAGATCCGTGTGCATCTGGCCGATCTTGGCTTTCCCATTATCGCCGACGACTTCTATGGAAACGATGAACGACTGAAAACAGATCGCTGTCTGATTTCGCGACAGGCATTACACGCTGAACAGATCGAGTTTGCACATCCGGTGACGGGATTGAAAATGAAGCTCTCCGCGGGAGCGCCTGATGATTTCCACCAGGCGCTCGAGCGGTTACGGAGCGCCTAA